A genomic segment from Thermostichus lividus PCC 6715 encodes:
- the lepB gene encoding signal peptidase I, with the protein MSDGQLPPTNAPEPTTVTPTKAPEPWWLEVAKTLGLAAVLAFGIRTFVAEARYIPTGSMEETLLINDRLIIEKISYYFHPPERGDIIVFNPTPTLQQAGFRDAFIKRIVGLPGDRVELRQGRVYVNNQPLAEPYLSPGTFTSIDTCAGMQPYLAQPQVIPAESYLVLGDNRNNSFDGRCWGVVPRSYVIGRAALRFWPLDRWGSIPAPHN; encoded by the coding sequence ATGTCCGATGGCCAATTGCCGCCCACGAATGCCCCTGAACCTACGACGGTGACCCCCACCAAAGCACCGGAACCATGGTGGCTAGAAGTGGCGAAAACCCTTGGACTGGCAGCAGTACTGGCCTTTGGCATTCGCACCTTTGTGGCGGAAGCCCGCTACATCCCCACCGGCTCCATGGAAGAGACGTTGCTGATTAACGATCGCCTGATTATTGAAAAAATCAGCTATTATTTCCATCCCCCCGAGCGCGGTGACATCATTGTGTTTAACCCCACGCCAACGCTTCAGCAAGCTGGGTTTCGGGATGCGTTTATTAAGCGCATTGTGGGCTTGCCGGGCGATCGCGTCGAGTTGCGCCAAGGTCGCGTCTATGTCAACAATCAGCCCCTTGCGGAGCCTTACCTATCCCCCGGTACCTTTACCAGCATTGACACCTGTGCCGGAATGCAACCCTACCTTGCTCAGCCGCAGGTGATTCCGGCAGAGAGTTACTTGGTGCTAGGGGATAACCGCAACAATAGCTTTGATGGCCGCTGTTGGGGAGTCGTGCCCCGCAGCTATGTGATTGGGCGGGCGGCACTGCGCTTTTGGCCGTTGGATCGGTGGGGTAGCATTCCAGCTCCTCACAACTAG
- a CDS encoding SPFH domain-containing protein — protein sequence MGELFGLLFLLVVGGSGIASSVRIINQGNMALVERLGSYSRRLEPGLNFVLPILDRVVYEGTIRERVLDIPPQQCITRDNVSITVDAVVYWRIIDMERAYYKVENLKMAMVNLVLTQIRAEMGKLELDETFTARSQVNETLLKDLDIATDPWGVKVNRVELRDIVPSKAVQESMELQMSAERKKRAAILTSEGEREAAINSARGKAEAQVLAAEAEQKAAILAAEADQKVVVLRAQAERQDQILRAQGTAEAMKIIAAALNEDPKAKDALQFLLAQGYLDMGRTIGHSDSSKVLFMDPGSIPATIEGVKSLIDQTPG from the coding sequence ATGGGTGAATTGTTCGGTTTACTCTTTTTACTGGTCGTGGGCGGATCGGGTATCGCCAGTTCTGTACGGATTATCAATCAGGGCAATATGGCGCTGGTAGAGCGGTTGGGTAGCTATAGTCGCCGCCTTGAACCGGGGTTGAATTTTGTACTGCCCATTTTGGATCGGGTGGTATATGAGGGCACGATTCGGGAGAGAGTGCTGGACATCCCACCGCAGCAGTGCATTACTCGCGATAATGTCTCCATTACCGTGGATGCCGTTGTCTATTGGCGGATTATTGATATGGAGCGCGCCTACTACAAGGTGGAAAACCTCAAGATGGCGATGGTGAACTTAGTGCTGACCCAAATCCGCGCTGAAATGGGCAAGTTGGAACTCGACGAAACGTTTACAGCGCGTTCCCAAGTCAATGAAACCCTGCTCAAGGATCTCGATATTGCTACAGATCCGTGGGGAGTAAAGGTCAATCGGGTTGAGTTGCGCGACATTGTGCCTTCGAAGGCAGTACAGGAATCCATGGAATTGCAAATGTCCGCGGAGCGCAAGAAACGAGCCGCCATTCTTACCTCAGAGGGGGAGCGCGAAGCCGCGATTAACTCTGCCCGCGGGAAAGCAGAGGCGCAGGTGCTAGCCGCGGAGGCTGAGCAGAAAGCAGCCATCCTCGCTGCCGAAGCGGATCAAAAAGTGGTGGTCTTGCGTGCCCAAGCAGAGCGGCAAGATCAAATTTTGCGGGCGCAGGGCACCGCTGAAGCAATGAAAATTATTGCCGCTGCCCTCAATGAGGATCCAAAGGCCAAGGATGCCTTGCAGTTTTTACTGGCGCAGGGCTACCTTGATATGGGGCGTACCATTGGCCACAGTGATAGCAGCAAGGTACTATTTATGGATCCGGGTAGTATTCCGGCTACGATTGAAGGTGTGAAGTCGTTAATTGATCAGACCCCCGGTTGA
- the purS gene encoding phosphoribosylformylglycinamidine synthase subunit PurS: MAEFKARVYVTLRPSVLDPAGVAVQAGIHHLGYTNVHSVRIGKLVELTLEAEDRTTAAHQLAAIADQLLANPVIETFHIDLDDVATPSAL; encoded by the coding sequence ATGGCAGAGTTCAAGGCACGAGTTTATGTCACCCTGCGACCCTCAGTCTTGGATCCAGCAGGAGTGGCGGTGCAAGCGGGCATTCACCATTTGGGCTACACCAATGTGCACTCTGTACGCATCGGCAAGCTCGTAGAACTCACTCTTGAGGCAGAGGATCGCACCACGGCCGCTCATCAACTTGCGGCGATCGCCGATCAACTGCTCGCAAATCCGGTCATTGAAACCTTTCACATTGACCTCGATGATGTTGCTACACCGTCTGCGCTCTGA
- a CDS encoding VOC family protein, producing the protein MHHVSIRTADIHRAIAFYECLGFEMDTRFTTGYTLACWLKGWGTRVELLQVPEPHTAPDAFADEHYVGYYHLSFDLSDHQEPLDTWLSHLEATLTTHNLPFQLLLKPTQQIIGTSLYHIAFLRDCDGLPLEFLQRLGTF; encoded by the coding sequence CTGCACCACGTATCCATTCGCACCGCTGATATTCACCGGGCGATCGCCTTCTACGAATGTTTAGGCTTCGAGATGGACACTCGCTTTACCACCGGCTATACTCTAGCCTGCTGGCTCAAGGGCTGGGGCACTCGCGTGGAACTCTTACAGGTACCAGAGCCGCACACCGCCCCTGATGCCTTTGCAGACGAGCACTATGTTGGCTACTATCATCTCTCCTTTGATCTGAGTGATCATCAGGAACCCCTAGATACGTGGCTCAGCCACCTAGAGGCGACCTTAACAACCCACAATCTTCCCTTTCAACTGCTCCTCAAACCCACCCAGCAGATTATTGGCACCTCCTTGTATCACATTGCCTTCCTGCGCGACTGCGATGGCCTGCCCCTTGAATTTCTGCAACGCCTTGGTACTTTCTAA
- a CDS encoding DEAD/DEAH box helicase — MAVLHGTWLGTLAPQFFLWAEEWQPLARVTTPLQMDSVPVYPYNAPLTQPPLSHATPTTVTFGLPTRVYEHVLVPPPLSEANGDPLCLWQIHGWAIAPAHLLSHLHQLATSPPAGLMLGDDLRFWSHVGRWLLDLIVRGQYLPTVTGWRVLLTHHGDRQRFRQFCQQMPDLCRCYQAEGTALRLPDTAGELLRDFLEHSLRGYLQQVFASLELPKVGLAKDHYRWLTGLKTGTPTDLEPSLIERLHRWQEPYRELLSLEPQWRLALQLLPPDQPQGAWQLTFGLQSEGETETMLAAAEIWQCHHDSLIYRDQVLPHPQETLLRGLGLASRVYPPIERSLLEPRPVHLTLQTVEVYALLQHHMHRLEQQGIAVILPESLRRNSTHHRLGLRIAADLPSTPSTGVGLDSLMHFKWQLQLGQHRLSETDFEQLLRQDIPLVYLNGEWVLLRPQEIKAAQDFLQSQSQHRHLSLADTLRIATGDTVTVAKLPILGLTANDALQALLDALTGKQTLEPVPTPKEFVGTLRPYQARGVAWLSFLERWRLGACLADDMGLGKTIQLLAFLLHLKASDRPFAPTLLICPTSVLGNWLREAQRFAPTLRTYVYHGSDRPKGKAFVQQVKTHDLILTSYALLQRDLTTLKQVAWQHLVLDEAQNIKNVNTQQSQAARALAAQFRIALTGTPLENRLSELWSIMDFLHPGYLGSRAYFQHRYARPIERYGDTTSLNALRTYVQPFILRRLKTDRSIIQDLPEKQEMLVYCGLTPEQVALYSSVVEQSLADIATSDGIQRRGTILATLTKLKQICNHPAQFLKQQDYGAHRSGKLQRLTEMLQELQEVGDRSLVFTQFAELGKHLKRYLEEALQQEVLFLSGQTPKAQREVMVDRFQHDPQAPSVFILSLKAGGVGLNLTRANHVFHYDRWWNPAVENQASDRAFRIGQQRNVQIHKFICSGTLEEKIHEQIERKKTLAEMIVGTGEQWLTELSLDQLRELLTLDRQRVMSIET; from the coding sequence ATGGCTGTTTTGCACGGAACGTGGCTCGGAACCCTCGCGCCACAATTCTTTTTATGGGCTGAAGAGTGGCAACCCTTGGCGCGCGTTACCACACCGCTGCAGATGGATAGCGTGCCAGTGTACCCCTACAATGCTCCTCTGACCCAGCCTCCCCTAAGCCATGCCACCCCTACCACGGTTACGTTTGGGTTGCCAACCCGCGTCTATGAGCATGTGCTAGTGCCGCCCCCCCTCAGCGAGGCAAATGGAGACCCCCTCTGCTTATGGCAGATTCATGGCTGGGCGATCGCCCCTGCCCACCTGCTGAGCCACCTTCACCAATTGGCAACGTCTCCCCCAGCGGGGCTGATGCTTGGGGATGATTTACGCTTCTGGAGCCATGTGGGGCGCTGGCTCTTGGATTTAATTGTGCGCGGCCAATACCTGCCCACGGTAACAGGCTGGCGCGTACTCTTGACCCACCATGGCGATCGCCAACGTTTCCGTCAGTTCTGTCAGCAGATGCCGGATCTCTGCCGCTGCTACCAAGCCGAGGGAACTGCCCTACGCCTTCCTGACACTGCTGGTGAGCTGCTGAGAGATTTCTTGGAGCATAGCTTAAGGGGCTACCTGCAACAGGTATTTGCTTCCCTTGAGTTACCTAAAGTGGGCTTAGCCAAAGACCACTACCGCTGGCTAACCGGTCTAAAAACGGGCACCCCCACTGACCTAGAACCAAGCCTCATCGAACGGCTCCACCGCTGGCAAGAGCCTTATCGTGAACTGTTGAGTCTGGAGCCGCAGTGGCGGCTGGCCTTGCAACTGCTGCCCCCAGACCAACCCCAAGGAGCATGGCAACTCACCTTTGGCCTCCAGAGCGAAGGGGAAACCGAGACCATGCTAGCCGCAGCGGAGATTTGGCAGTGCCACCATGATTCCCTCATCTATCGGGATCAGGTACTCCCTCACCCGCAAGAAACCCTGCTGCGGGGGCTTGGCTTGGCCTCCCGCGTCTATCCCCCCATCGAGCGCAGCTTACTGGAGCCGCGGCCAGTTCACTTGACCCTGCAAACTGTTGAGGTGTACGCCCTGCTACAGCACCACATGCATCGCCTTGAGCAACAGGGAATTGCCGTCATTCTGCCAGAAAGCTTGCGGCGCAACAGTACTCACCATCGCTTAGGCTTGCGTATTGCCGCTGATTTACCCTCAACCCCCTCAACGGGAGTTGGCTTAGATAGCCTCATGCACTTTAAGTGGCAGTTGCAGTTAGGACAGCACCGCCTCTCAGAGACTGATTTTGAGCAACTTCTGCGTCAAGACATCCCCTTAGTGTATCTCAATGGCGAGTGGGTGCTGCTGCGGCCACAGGAGATCAAGGCAGCTCAGGACTTTCTTCAGTCCCAAAGCCAACACCGCCACCTCTCCTTAGCCGATACCCTGCGGATTGCCACCGGCGATACCGTCACCGTCGCTAAGCTGCCCATTTTGGGGCTAACTGCTAACGATGCCCTGCAAGCCCTGCTGGATGCCCTCACCGGCAAGCAAACGCTTGAGCCAGTACCAACCCCAAAAGAGTTTGTGGGAACATTGCGCCCTTACCAAGCGCGGGGGGTAGCATGGCTGAGTTTTTTGGAACGCTGGCGATTGGGTGCCTGTTTGGCGGATGACATGGGGCTGGGCAAAACCATTCAACTGCTGGCGTTTTTGCTCCACCTCAAGGCGAGCGATCGCCCCTTTGCGCCAACGCTGTTAATCTGCCCTACATCGGTCTTGGGGAACTGGCTACGGGAAGCACAGCGATTTGCGCCAACGTTGCGCACCTACGTTTACCACGGTAGCGATCGCCCCAAAGGGAAGGCATTTGTGCAGCAGGTGAAGACCCATGATCTCATTCTCACCAGTTACGCCCTGCTGCAGCGAGATCTCACCACCCTCAAACAGGTGGCGTGGCAGCACTTAGTTCTAGATGAAGCCCAAAACATCAAGAACGTGAATACCCAACAATCCCAAGCCGCTCGCGCCCTCGCCGCCCAGTTTCGCATTGCCCTGACCGGCACCCCCCTTGAAAACCGCCTGAGTGAACTCTGGTCGATCATGGATTTTCTGCATCCGGGATACCTAGGCAGTCGTGCCTACTTTCAGCATCGCTATGCCCGCCCCATCGAACGCTATGGCGACACCACCTCCCTCAATGCCCTGCGCACCTACGTCCAACCCTTTATTTTGCGCCGCCTGAAAACCGATCGCAGCATCATCCAAGACCTCCCCGAAAAGCAGGAGATGTTGGTATATTGCGGCCTCACCCCTGAGCAGGTTGCCCTTTACAGTAGCGTTGTGGAGCAGTCCCTTGCCGATATTGCAACGAGCGACGGCATCCAACGCCGTGGCACTATCTTAGCTACCCTGACTAAGCTAAAACAAATCTGTAACCATCCGGCGCAGTTCCTCAAACAGCAGGATTATGGGGCGCACCGCTCCGGTAAGTTGCAACGCCTCACTGAAATGCTGCAAGAACTCCAAGAAGTGGGCGATCGCTCACTGGTCTTCACCCAGTTTGCCGAACTAGGCAAGCATCTCAAGCGCTATCTAGAAGAGGCGCTTCAGCAAGAAGTTCTTTTTCTTTCGGGGCAAACCCCCAAAGCCCAGCGGGAAGTGATGGTGGATCGCTTTCAGCACGATCCGCAAGCGCCGAGTGTATTTATTCTATCCTTAAAAGCTGGTGGGGTCGGGCTAAATTTAACCCGCGCCAATCATGTCTTTCACTACGATCGCTGGTGGAACCCCGCCGTTGAAAACCAAGCCAGCGATCGCGCCTTTCGCATCGGCCAACAGCGGAATGTCCAAATCCATAAATTTATCTGTAGCGGCACCCTCGAAGAGAAAATCCACGAACAAATTGAGCGCAAAAAGACGTTAGCAGAGATGATCGTTGGCACTGGTGAACAATGGCTGACAGAACTCAGCCTTGATCAGCTGCGGGAGCTGCTAACCCTTGACCGCCAGCGAGTCATGTCCATTGAAACCTGA
- a CDS encoding DUF3727 domain-containing protein yields the protein MGSNYQNRYNSDEQPWEEDDFDRELEQIRLYDEQGRFLNCYIEFRLTVQDEVYALLRPVDYPVEIFAVIAEADDEETLVPLDEEEIDQVFDTARAILEEQNLTLKRTALTLTVAGDLPDLDEEDILSVEVDAEDDVTIEEYQPLGSSFFSGVREYSVYTPLSPTLYVARLVPGKEPELLSPQDFQHLQPLLEEHLVSHFIETEDWDD from the coding sequence ATGGGTTCCAACTATCAAAACCGATACAACAGTGATGAGCAGCCTTGGGAAGAGGACGACTTCGATCGCGAACTAGAGCAAATCCGGCTCTACGATGAGCAAGGGCGGTTCCTAAATTGCTACATTGAGTTTCGTTTGACGGTGCAAGACGAAGTCTATGCCCTGCTGCGTCCGGTGGACTATCCCGTAGAAATTTTTGCTGTCATTGCCGAAGCGGATGACGAAGAAACCCTCGTCCCCCTCGATGAGGAGGAAATTGACCAAGTCTTTGATACCGCCCGAGCCATCCTTGAGGAGCAAAATCTCACCCTCAAACGTACCGCCCTGACCCTCACCGTGGCGGGGGATCTCCCCGATCTAGATGAAGAGGACATTCTCAGCGTTGAAGTAGACGCCGAAGACGATGTCACTATCGAGGAATATCAGCCCCTTGGCAGCAGCTTCTTTTCTGGGGTGCGTGAGTATAGTGTTTACACACCCCTCAGTCCAACCCTGTATGTCGCACGGTTAGTCCCAGGCAAAGAGCCAGAATTACTCTCTCCTCAAGATTTTCAACATTTGCAGCCACTCTTAGAGGAGCACCTAGTCAGTCACTTTATTGAGACTGAGGACTGGGATGATTAG
- a CDS encoding aminotransferase class I/II-fold pyridoxal phosphate-dependent enzyme — translation MTHPLLDILVQQQHSCPFHTPGHQRGRGMAAPLRALWGTALAQDLSEIPGLDNLAAPTGALADLQAAIAAAAGSDRAWCLVNGATTGVLAALLATLEPKDVVLVGRNVHHSVISGLILTGAQPVYLGVAVDSLWGIPEPVSLATVVNAVAAYPTAKAVVLVSPTYEGLCSPLAAIAQHVHERGLTLIVDEAHGSHFAFHPRFPSTALAAGADLVIQSWHKTLGTLTQTAVLHLQGTRVAPERVSHAVTLVQTTSPSYWLLSALEAAAWQMVHQGYEIYDRLLQWVAAFESPLPRLERLDIPQDPLRLTLGTWPLGLTGADLEAQLQPDIIAELPSGRSLTFCVGLGTTAQMLRTLAERLWVIHQTYQPVQSLPPIAVPPLPAVSSPALSPRTTYFSQRQVVPLAAAIDHISAETIAPYPPGIPTIIAGEVITAAAVAELQQVQAMGGTIIGATDPQLNQITIVTPADT, via the coding sequence ATGACTCATCCTCTCTTGGATATCCTAGTGCAGCAACAGCACTCCTGCCCGTTTCATACCCCCGGTCATCAGCGGGGTCGAGGCATGGCAGCTCCTTTACGGGCACTGTGGGGCACTGCCCTAGCGCAGGATTTAAGCGAGATCCCGGGTCTCGACAATTTAGCTGCACCCACCGGTGCGCTTGCCGACCTTCAAGCTGCCATTGCCGCAGCAGCAGGGAGCGATCGCGCATGGTGCTTAGTGAATGGTGCCACTACCGGGGTCTTAGCTGCCCTGTTGGCAACCCTAGAGCCTAAGGATGTGGTGCTGGTGGGTCGCAATGTTCACCACTCTGTGATTTCTGGGTTGATCCTAACGGGTGCTCAGCCCGTATATTTGGGGGTGGCCGTGGACTCGCTGTGGGGCATTCCCGAACCTGTGTCGTTGGCAACGGTCGTTAATGCGGTAGCCGCCTATCCCACCGCAAAAGCCGTCGTCCTTGTCAGCCCAACCTACGAGGGTCTGTGTTCTCCGTTAGCGGCCATTGCCCAACACGTTCATGAGCGGGGACTGACCCTCATTGTCGATGAAGCCCACGGCAGTCATTTTGCCTTTCATCCGCGCTTTCCCAGCACGGCCTTGGCCGCCGGTGCTGATCTGGTGATCCAGTCGTGGCATAAAACCTTGGGCACCCTCACCCAAACCGCGGTGCTCCACCTGCAAGGCACGCGAGTTGCACCAGAACGCGTCAGCCACGCCGTGACCCTTGTCCAAACCACTAGCCCCAGTTATTGGCTCTTGAGTGCCTTAGAGGCGGCAGCCTGGCAAATGGTTCACCAAGGCTACGAGATCTACGATCGCCTCCTGCAATGGGTTGCAGCGTTTGAGAGTCCCTTACCCCGCCTAGAGCGGCTAGATATCCCCCAAGACCCACTGCGTTTAACCCTTGGCACATGGCCGTTGGGTCTTACGGGGGCTGATCTAGAGGCGCAACTGCAACCCGACATCATTGCCGAACTCCCCAGTGGGCGATCGCTCACCTTTTGCGTAGGCTTGGGAACCACAGCGCAGATGTTAAGAACCTTGGCGGAGCGCTTGTGGGTCATTCACCAGACCTATCAGCCGGTACAGTCGCTACCGCCTATAGCAGTGCCGCCGTTGCCTGCGGTCTCTTCACCAGCCCTTTCGCCGCGTACCACGTACTTTAGCCAGCGCCAAGTGGTGCCCCTAGCAGCCGCCATTGATCACATTAGCGCTGAAACCATTGCCCCCTACCCGCCCGGCATTCCCACCATCATCGCCGGGGAAGTCATTACCGCTGCTGCCGTCGCTGAACTACAACAGGTACAGGCCATGGGGGGCACCATTATCGGCGCGACGGATCCGCAGTTGAATCAGATCACGATTGTGACCCCAGCAGACACCTAA
- a CDS encoding class I SAM-dependent methyltransferase, with the protein MATILRTWSYQFPWLYDTISSIAAVAVGGRDRLHRLAWQGLELPRSAVVLDLCCAHGIVTESLTAAFDQVTGLDASPKAIARARQRVPQATYVEAFAEAMPFAAETFDLVHTSMALHEMQPQQLTAIVAEVWRVLKPGGWFALIDFHRPHIPLFWPGLALFFWLFETETAWQLLDTDLAEVLHAQGFELAQQDYRLGRSLQIIHARKPVLAVSH; encoded by the coding sequence ATGGCAACTATCCTCCGCACTTGGAGCTATCAGTTTCCGTGGCTCTACGACACCATTAGCAGCATTGCCGCTGTTGCTGTGGGGGGGCGCGATCGCCTCCATCGTCTGGCATGGCAAGGCTTAGAGCTACCCCGCAGTGCGGTGGTGTTGGATTTGTGTTGCGCCCATGGCATTGTCACTGAGTCCTTAACCGCTGCCTTTGATCAGGTCACTGGCCTAGATGCCTCCCCGAAGGCGATCGCCCGGGCACGACAACGAGTGCCCCAAGCCACCTACGTTGAAGCCTTTGCTGAGGCCATGCCCTTTGCCGCCGAGACCTTTGATCTGGTGCACACCAGTATGGCCTTACACGAAATGCAACCCCAACAACTCACCGCCATTGTGGCGGAGGTGTGGCGGGTACTGAAGCCCGGTGGCTGGTTTGCCCTGATTGACTTTCACCGCCCCCACATCCCGCTGTTTTGGCCAGGGCTGGCGCTATTTTTCTGGCTCTTTGAAACGGAAACCGCATGGCAGCTCTTGGACACCGACTTAGCAGAGGTACTGCACGCGCAAGGGTTTGAACTCGCACAGCAGGACTACCGCTTAGGGCGAAGCTTGCAAATTATCCACGCCCGCAAACCTGTTTTGGCCGTCAGCCATTAA
- a CDS encoding alpha/beta hydrolase produces the protein MLVTIGAIAPGLAAETLNLVFGAQSQQGIQIPVADLRAYAETGTASGNLKLMLSMATPEQQAEFRQLLSLPFPVTAEQLQTLASNNKGEDLLKAVAAATLRPDSEGIAALKTAMMKGLEAEGGLTLLAFLDAYPESTMTIDIMQMQAILEANKPLMEQYLSRQQQPAN, from the coding sequence GTGCTTGTCACTATCGGGGCGATCGCCCCGGGGTTGGCAGCGGAGACCCTAAACCTCGTTTTTGGTGCCCAAAGTCAACAGGGAATTCAAATTCCGGTGGCCGATCTACGTGCCTACGCTGAAACAGGGACAGCCAGCGGCAACCTCAAGCTCATGCTGTCGATGGCTACACCTGAACAGCAGGCAGAGTTTCGGCAGCTCTTAAGCTTACCGTTTCCGGTTACTGCCGAGCAACTCCAAACCCTTGCTAGCAACAATAAGGGCGAAGACCTCCTAAAAGCTGTAGCAGCAGCAACCCTGCGACCGGACAGTGAAGGCATTGCCGCCTTGAAAACAGCGATGATGAAAGGTCTTGAGGCAGAAGGCGGCCTAACGTTGCTAGCGTTTTTAGACGCCTATCCTGAGTCAACCATGACAATTGATATTATGCAGATGCAGGCCATTTTAGAGGCGAACAAACCCCTGATGGAGCAGTACTTGTCCCGTCAGCAACAACCAGCAAACTAG
- a CDS encoding RNA-guided endonuclease InsQ/TnpB family protein, with the protein MPQQILTIVCQLNPTAEQIVKLDQVLQGFAEACRYINSTICPSITNKNRIQKEVYRAVRQQFGLTANLAVRACARVAANRKVGKVKGFRATSVDYDARLFDYRAKEQCVSLSTLNGRERIPLVVGNYQIEKLKGKKPTSATLCKRKDGKFYIHIQVKEEVPEPQTGHGVLGVDFGRTDIAHTSEGDNWHGQQLTKVRDHYSKLRAVLQHKASKGTRSSRRRCRELVKRLSGRERRFQAWVNHCISKTIVARAKATGSVIALEDLTGIRERTNQVPRSKTERRRANSWAFYQLRSFISYKALKAGVGIVLVNPRYSSQTCHRCLHIYPHPKQSYRTGKQFKCRHCGWTGDADFNGASVIALLGAVVNQPRGSGLSCSLAEHNRLRATESP; encoded by the coding sequence ATGCCACAGCAAATACTGACCATTGTCTGTCAACTAAATCCCACTGCAGAGCAAATTGTCAAGCTAGACCAAGTTCTGCAGGGCTTCGCTGAGGCTTGCAGATACATCAACAGTACCATTTGCCCCAGCATTACTAACAAGAACCGTATTCAGAAAGAAGTTTACAGAGCAGTACGACAGCAATTCGGCTTAACCGCTAACTTGGCTGTCAGGGCTTGTGCCAGAGTTGCCGCTAACCGCAAGGTGGGAAAGGTTAAGGGATTCAGGGCTACTTCTGTGGATTATGATGCTCGCCTGTTTGACTACAGAGCGAAAGAACAATGCGTTAGCCTCTCCACCCTAAACGGACGGGAACGCATTCCCTTAGTGGTGGGTAACTACCAGATAGAAAAACTCAAGGGCAAGAAGCCTACTTCTGCCACTCTCTGCAAACGCAAAGATGGTAAGTTTTATATCCACATCCAAGTAAAGGAAGAAGTGCCAGAACCTCAGACTGGACATGGGGTTTTGGGCGTTGACTTCGGTAGGACAGACATTGCACATACATCGGAAGGAGACAACTGGCATGGACAGCAGTTAACTAAGGTACGAGACCACTACTCCAAACTGAGGGCGGTACTCCAGCACAAGGCTAGTAAAGGCACACGCAGTTCTAGGCGTAGATGTCGGGAACTGGTGAAACGGCTATCTGGCAGGGAGAGACGCTTTCAGGCATGGGTGAACCACTGCATTTCTAAGACCATTGTGGCAAGGGCAAAAGCAACGGGCAGTGTTATTGCTTTGGAAGACCTGACAGGGATACGGGAGCGCACTAATCAAGTACCTCGTTCTAAAACAGAGCGTAGGCGTGCCAACAGTTGGGCGTTTTACCAACTGCGTAGCTTCATTAGCTACAAGGCACTCAAAGCAGGTGTGGGAATAGTGCTAGTTAATCCTCGCTACAGTAGTCAAACTTGCCACAGATGCCTGCATATTTACCCCCACCCAAAGCAGTCCTATCGCACTGGGAAGCAGTTTAAGTGCAGGCATTGTGGCTGGACAGGAGACGCAGATTTCAATGGTGCTAGCGTAATTGCGCTTTTGGGGGCTGTTGTAAACCAGCCTAGAGGTTCGGGCTTGTCTTGTTCTCTTGCAGAACATAACAGGCTCAGGGCTACTGAAAGCCCCTGA